In one Juglans regia cultivar Chandler chromosome 11, Walnut 2.0, whole genome shotgun sequence genomic region, the following are encoded:
- the LOC109006925 gene encoding salicylate carboxymethyltransferase-like produces the protein MLEGDALNVVKDINSEAKDWSSVGLIIQDIKAELQNLEYGSGTSTPTQYAQTKSQKERVGEMEIMNAGMGETSYAMNSKVQLKVISMTMPIMEEAITNLYYNASPRSLVIADLGCSSGPNTLFAVSELIKVVEKLRQQQGQPSAEYQVFLNDLPENDFNVIFNLLPSFHKKFSSQLGVDASPCFISGVPGSFYGRLFLKKSLHFTFSSYSLHWLSQVPEFCLENNKRSIYISSTSPPNVAKAYYVQFQKDFSMFLKSRADELVEGGRMVLTFMGRKSENPSSKECCYIWEVLAIALSDMVDKGLIGEEKLDSFNLPHYAPSASEVKSVVLMENSFSIDRLEVTELKWSTIFGERNLSEALADSAMCVRAVAEPFLVSHFGDAIIEEVFRKYKEILAGSISKESSSIMNVTISLTKKG, from the exons atgttagaagGGGATGCTCTCAATGTGGTCAAAGATATCAACTCAGAGGCAAAGGACTGGAGCTCAGTAGGATTGATTATACAAGACATCAAGGCTGAACTTCAGAACTTGGAGTATGGATCG GGTACCTCTACGCCAACACAATACGCACAAACCAAATCACAAAAAGAGAGAGTAGGAGAGATGGAAATCATGAATGCAGGAATGGGAGAAACAAGTTATGCAATGAACTCCAAAGTTCAG CTAAAGGTGATATCTATGACGATGCCCATCATGGAGGAAGCTATAACCAATCTCTACTACAATGCTTCACCAAGAAGCCTAGTCATTGCAGACTTGGGTTGTTCTTCTGGACCTAATACTTTGTTTGCAGTTTCTGAACTTATCAAGGTAGTGGAAAAGCTTCGCCAACAACAAGGCCAACCATCAGCTGAATATCAAGTGTTCTTGAATGACCTTCCAGAAAATGACTTTAACGTCATATTCAACTTATTGCCAAGCTTCCATAAAAAGTTTAGCTCTCAACTGGGGGTGGATGCTAGTCCATGTTTCATCTCGGGAGTTCCAGGTTCCTTTTATGGCAGGCTTTTTCTCAAAAAGAGTCTCCATTTTACCTTTTCTTCATATAGCCTCCATTGGTTATCTcag GTTCCTGAATTCTGCTTGGAGAATAACAAAAGGAGCATTTATATCTCAAGCACAAGCCCTCCAAATGTGGCAAAGGCTTACTATGTGCAGTTTCAAAAAGATTTCTCAATGTTTTTGAAGTCTCGTGCAGACGAGTTGGTGGAAGGAGGGCGAATGGTTTTAACGTTTATGGGGAGAAAAAGCGAGAATCCATCCAGCAAAGAGTGTTGTTACATTTGGGAGGTTTTAGCTATCGCACTCAGTGACATGGTCGATAAG GGACTTATTGGAGAAGAAAAACTAGACTCCTTCAACCTACCTCACTATGCGCCATCTGCGTCAGAAGTGAAATCTGTAGTTTTGATGGAGAATTCTTTCTCTATTGATCGCTTGGAGGTTACTGAACTCAAATGGAGTACTATATTTGGTGAGCGCAACTTGTCTGAGGCACTTGCCGATAGTGCAATGTGCGTAAGAGCTGTGGCCGAACCTTTTCTTGTTAGTCATTTTGGAGATGCAATCATAGAGGAGGTTTTCCGCAAGTACAAAGAAATTCTTGCTGGAAGCATTTCCAAAGAGAGCAGCAGCATCATGAATGTGACTATTTCCCTGACAAAAAAAGGATAA
- the LOC109006926 gene encoding salicylate carboxymethyltransferase-like codes for MEVVDQALHMNGGTGDTSYASNSLCQKNGISMTKPITDDAITNLYSTISPKSLVIADLGCSSGPNSLFMISELIKVVDELRKKLGHPSPEYQVLLNDLPENDFNNIFKSLPSFQKKMSNQLGVGVCPIFISGVPGSFYSRLFPSKSLHFVHSSYSLHWLSQVPEQLENNKGNICVACTSPPIVLRAYHAQFQKDFSMFLSCRAEELVVGGRMVLMFLGRRSENPSSKECCYIWELLALALNDLVSKGLIEEETMNSFNIPLYSPSLSEVKSEVLKERSFTIDHLETSEMNWIAYDSELMMNSPDAFFDSGYNVAKCIRAVVEPLLISHFGDAIIEEVFCSYRKILSDCLSKETNNFINVIASVTKKG; via the exons ATGGAAGTTGTTGATCAAGCGCTCCACATGAATGGAGGAACGGGAGACACAAGCTACGCAAGTAACTCCCTATGTCAG AAAAATGGGATATCTATGACCAAGCCCATCACAGATGATGCTATAACCAATCTCTATTCCACCATCTCGCCAAAGAGTCTAGTCATCGCAGACTTGGGTTGTTCTTCTGGACCAAACTCTTTGTTTATGATTTCTGAACTTATCAAGGTTGTGGATGAGCTTCGAAAAAAACTAGGACATCCATCACCTGAATATCAAGTACTCTTGAACGACCTTCCTGAGAAtgattttaataacattttcaaGTCATTGCCAAGCTTccagaaaaaaatgagtaatcaACTGGGTGTTGGAGTTTGTCCTATTTTTATTTCAGGAGTACCCGGTTCTTTCTATAGCAGACTTTTCCCAAGCAAGAGTCTGCATTTTGTCCATTCTTCTTATAGCCTCCACTGGTTATCTCAG GTTCCTGAGCAGTTGGAGAACAACAAAGGGAACATTTGCGTGGCATGTACAAGCCCGCCAATTGTACTAAGGGCCTACCACGCGCAATTTCAAAAAgatttttcaatgtttttaagTTGTCGCGCAGAGGAATTGGTGGTTGGAGGGCGAATGGTCTTAATGTTTCTGGGCAGAAGAAGTGAAAATCCCTCCAGCAAAGAGTGTTGTTATATTTGGGAACTTTTGGCTCTGGCACTCAATGACTTGGTCTCCAAA GGACTCATTGAAGAAGAAACAATGAATTCCTTCAATATTCCTCTATACTCACCATCCCTATCAGAAGTGAAATCTGAAGTTTTAAAGGAACGATCTTTCACCATTGATCATCTTGAGACTTCTGAAATGAATTGGATTGCATATGATAGCGAACTCATGATGAACTCGCCCGATGCGTTTTTTGATAGTGGATACAATGTTGCAAAGTGCATTAGAGCTGTCGTTGAGCCTTTGCTTATTAGTCATTTTGGAGATGCAATTATTGAGGAGGTTTTCTGCAGTTACAGGAAAATTCTTTCTGATTGCCTTTCTAAAGAGACCAATAACTTTATCAATGTCATCGCTTCTGTAACAAAAAAAGGATGA